One segment of uncultured Desulfovibrio sp. DNA contains the following:
- a CDS encoding rhomboid family intramembrane serine protease has protein sequence MGWWPCPSLLPDPALWTELGDLSSVRLAVQQQYYRCLTALTLHQDSPHLWGNVLFSLVFLPVLARAAGWGRALLLTVLGGMAGNALTYALRTGPFSSLGFSTAVFATLGGISGQACLYHQKSALLPLAAGLAIMALIGTGEENVDYLAHCCGFGSGFLLGLGNAWYTMRDRNPFPPQAACALLALLLLLAGWWMAFA, from the coding sequence GTGGGCTGGTGGCCCTGCCCTTCCCTGCTGCCTGATCCTGCTCTCTGGACAGAACTGGGCGACCTTTCCAGCGTTCGGCTGGCCGTGCAGCAGCAGTATTACCGCTGCCTCACAGCCCTGACCCTGCATCAGGACAGTCCCCACCTGTGGGGAAATGTGCTTTTCAGTCTTGTCTTTCTTCCTGTTCTCGCCCGGGCGGCTGGCTGGGGACGCGCCCTGCTGCTGACTGTGCTGGGCGGCATGGCCGGCAATGCCCTCACCTACGCCCTGCGTACCGGCCCCTTCAGCAGCCTGGGCTTTTCCACGGCTGTCTTTGCCACGCTGGGCGGGATCAGCGGCCAGGCATGCCTGTACCACCAGAAGAGCGCCCTTCTTCCCCTGGCCGCAGGCCTGGCCATCATGGCCCTTATTGGTACGGGAGAGGAGAACGTGGACTACCTCGCCCACTGCTGCGGCTTTGGCTCCGGTTTTTTGCTGGGACTGGGCAATGCCTGGTACACCATGCGGGACAGGAATCCCTTTCCACCGCAGGCAGCCTGTGCGCTGCTGGCCCTGCTGCTGCTCCTTGCCGGCTGGTGGATGGCCTTTGCCTGA
- a CDS encoding pseudouridine synthase — translation MAQRRREQQVLRQQLRDEGNAQAPAASSAIPAPEVRQETAVAGNSRNWRAGGREEVAAWQRFPSSGHAPNTTAPATDQRLNKALAEAGYCSRRRADILVFTGHVTVNGEREVQPSRRVGPEDHIAVDGQPIRRGQAKCYLLLHKPVQVVCTVSDPQGRPTVLDCLPPEYRDVRLFPVGRLDYFSEGLLLLTNDGALSQRLMHPRYHLPKVYDVLVRDVVREKALQAMRDGMTLAEGEHLQPVDVTARATATGKTRLRMVLRQGVNRQIRRMCRDLGLTILRLRRVSLGPLQLGDLPAGQCRALTANEVDALRRAAGLA, via the coding sequence ATGGCCCAGCGGCGTCGTGAACAGCAGGTGCTGCGTCAGCAGCTCCGGGATGAGGGAAATGCGCAGGCGCCGGCTGCTTCATCGGCCATTCCAGCTCCGGAAGTCCGGCAGGAAACGGCCGTTGCCGGCAATTCCCGCAACTGGCGTGCCGGAGGGCGGGAAGAAGTGGCCGCCTGGCAGCGCTTCCCTTCCTCCGGGCATGCTCCGAATACAACAGCACCGGCGACGGATCAGCGTTTGAACAAGGCACTGGCCGAGGCCGGATATTGTTCACGCCGCCGGGCAGACATCCTGGTGTTCACTGGCCATGTGACCGTGAATGGCGAGCGCGAGGTACAGCCCAGCCGGCGCGTGGGGCCAGAAGACCATATTGCCGTGGACGGGCAGCCGATTCGCAGAGGACAGGCAAAATGCTATCTGCTGCTGCACAAGCCCGTACAGGTGGTGTGCACAGTATCAGACCCGCAGGGGCGTCCCACAGTGCTGGACTGTCTGCCACCGGAATACAGAGATGTCCGTCTGTTTCCTGTGGGGCGGCTGGATTATTTTTCCGAAGGGCTGCTGCTGTTGACCAACGACGGCGCCCTGTCGCAGCGCCTGATGCATCCCCGCTATCATTTGCCCAAGGTCTATGATGTGCTTGTGCGTGATGTGGTGCGTGAAAAGGCGTTGCAGGCCATGCGCGACGGTATGACCCTGGCCGAGGGAGAACATCTTCAGCCGGTGGACGTGACGGCACGGGCCACAGCCACGGGAAAAACCCGGTTGCGTATGGTGCTGCGGCAGGGGGTGAATCGGCAGATCCGGCGCATGTGCCGGGACCTGGGGCTGACCATCCTGCGTCTGCGGCGCGTTTCTCTTGGTCCCCTCCAGCTGGGCGACCTCCCTGCCGGTCAATGCCGTGCCCTGACGGCAAACGAGGTGGACGCCCTGCGCAGGGCCGCCGGTCTGGCATGA
- a CDS encoding 30S ribosomal protein S1, whose protein sequence is MTEEMQAQQATEENQEDFATLFAAQEASATRLQAGQKVTGKIIAITGDSVFVDVGIKVDGVMDHKDILDADGKEMVAPGDSIEVWVVGVNAHEIRLSRSMSGSGMAALEEACQSGVPVDGRVVATCKGGYTVEVLGKTAFCPGSQMDTAAGDADAMVGRTMQFVVLRVENRGRNIVVSRRALLDRERQDNLEKLLATVKVGDTVEGRVTRLAPFGAFVELAPAVEGMIHLSELSWSRIGAADEAVAPGDMVRAKLLSVSTDDKGRTKISLSRKQAEGDPWLTAADRLTVGSVVEGKVTRLAPFGAFVELLPGVEGLVHLSEMSWTKRVNKAEDILAAGDTVNVKIKDINAETRRISLSLRDAEGDPWQDAAQRFPVGSVVEGTVESQSKYGIFVTLAPGITGLLPAGVIKNAKKNAEFSGLDKGDSVKLVVQNLDTAARRISLAPEGVELAEKSQDTEWKQHARTSSGTQGGGLGIMAQALQKALQNKA, encoded by the coding sequence ATGACCGAGGAAATGCAGGCCCAACAGGCCACCGAAGAAAACCAGGAAGATTTCGCCACCCTTTTTGCCGCGCAGGAAGCTTCTGCCACCCGTCTTCAGGCCGGGCAGAAGGTAACGGGCAAGATCATCGCCATTACGGGCGACTCCGTCTTCGTGGATGTGGGCATCAAGGTGGACGGCGTCATGGACCACAAGGACATTCTGGATGCCGACGGCAAGGAAATGGTTGCCCCCGGCGACAGCATCGAGGTGTGGGTTGTGGGGGTCAATGCGCATGAAATCCGCCTTTCCCGCTCCATGAGCGGCAGCGGCATGGCCGCTCTGGAAGAGGCCTGCCAGTCCGGTGTGCCGGTTGACGGTCGTGTTGTGGCCACCTGCAAGGGCGGCTACACGGTGGAAGTGCTTGGCAAAACGGCCTTCTGCCCCGGCAGCCAGATGGATACCGCCGCCGGTGATGCCGATGCCATGGTGGGACGCACCATGCAGTTTGTGGTCCTGCGCGTGGAAAACCGCGGTCGCAATATCGTGGTGTCGCGTCGCGCCCTGCTGGATCGCGAACGTCAGGACAATCTGGAAAAGCTGCTGGCCACCGTCAAGGTGGGGGATACCGTGGAAGGGCGCGTGACGCGCCTGGCCCCCTTTGGCGCCTTTGTGGAGCTGGCCCCGGCGGTGGAAGGCATGATTCACCTTTCCGAGCTGTCCTGGTCCCGCATCGGTGCGGCTGACGAGGCCGTGGCCCCTGGCGATATGGTGCGGGCCAAGCTGCTTTCCGTCAGCACGGACGACAAGGGCCGTACCAAGATTTCCCTGTCGCGCAAGCAGGCCGAAGGGGATCCGTGGCTGACCGCCGCCGACCGCCTGACCGTGGGCAGCGTGGTGGAAGGCAAGGTGACGCGCCTGGCCCCCTTTGGCGCCTTTGTGGAGCTGCTCCCCGGCGTGGAAGGGCTTGTTCACCTTTCCGAAATGTCCTGGACCAAGCGCGTGAACAAGGCCGAGGACATCCTGGCCGCCGGGGATACCGTCAACGTGAAGATCAAGGACATCAACGCGGAAACCCGCCGCATCTCCCTGAGCCTGCGTGATGCCGAGGGTGATCCGTGGCAGGATGCGGCCCAGCGCTTCCCCGTGGGCAGCGTGGTGGAAGGCACCGTGGAAAGCCAGAGCAAGTACGGCATCTTTGTCACGCTGGCTCCCGGTATCACGGGGCTGCTGCCTGCCGGCGTCATCAAGAACGCCAAGAAGAACGCCGAATTTTCCGGTCTGGACAAGGGCGACAGTGTGAAGCTGGTTGTTCAAAATCTGGACACCGCCGCCCGCCGCATCAGCCTTGCCCCCGAGGGCGTGGAACTGGCCGAAAAGTCGCAGGATACCGAATGGAAGCAGCATGCGCGCACCTCTTCCGGTACGCAGGGTGGCGGACTGGGCATTATGGCACAGGCTTTGCAGAAGGCTCTGCAAAATAAAGCCTAA
- a CDS encoding manganese-dependent inorganic pyrophosphatase codes for MSALVLGHMHPDTDSIISAIAAADLYSKRGLDVTSVAQGAPAPETAFVLERFGLTAPEVVENVAGRELYLVDFSDLAQSPAGMADATVMGIVDHHKLGDITTSLPLEAWIWPVGCTNTVLTNMYDFYGVEIPRPIAGGMLCAILSDTVMFKSPTCTDADKKAVEKLARIAGVDDVMALGMEMFRVKSAVDGASMKDLVFRDFKDFEMNGKKVGIGQLEVVDLSLLDGVKDGLKKEIARVKAEGRHSVFLLLTDIMKEGSELLLASDDPSVVEKAFGVPVSGDSVWLDGVMSRKKQVVPNFEKAFK; via the coding sequence CCGCTGATCTTTACAGCAAGCGCGGTCTGGACGTGACGTCTGTGGCACAGGGCGCTCCGGCGCCCGAAACGGCCTTTGTGCTGGAGCGTTTTGGCCTCACCGCGCCGGAGGTTGTGGAGAACGTGGCCGGCAGGGAGCTGTATCTGGTGGACTTCTCCGACCTGGCGCAGTCGCCCGCAGGAATGGCCGATGCCACGGTCATGGGCATTGTGGATCATCACAAGCTGGGCGACATCACCACCTCCCTGCCCCTGGAAGCCTGGATCTGGCCGGTGGGATGCACCAATACGGTGCTGACCAATATGTATGATTTTTATGGTGTGGAAATCCCCCGGCCCATTGCCGGCGGCATGCTGTGCGCCATTCTTTCGGACACGGTCATGTTCAAGTCGCCCACCTGTACCGATGCGGACAAAAAGGCCGTGGAAAAGCTGGCCCGCATTGCCGGCGTGGATGATGTCATGGCCCTGGGCATGGAAATGTTCAGGGTCAAGAGCGCCGTGGACGGAGCCAGCATGAAGGACCTTGTTTTCCGTGATTTCAAGGACTTTGAGATGAATGGCAAGAAGGTGGGCATCGGTCAGCTGGAAGTGGTTGACCTTTCCCTGCTGGATGGCGTCAAGGACGGTCTGAAAAAGGAGATCGCACGGGTCAAGGCGGAAGGGCGGCACAGTGTTTTCCTTCTGCTTACCGATATCATGAAGGAAGGCTCCGAACTGCTGCTGGCATCCGATGATCCCTCTGTGGTGGAGAAGGCCTTTGGCGTCCCCGTTTCCGGGGACAGCGTGTGGCTGGATGGCGTCATGAGCCGGAAAAAGCAGGTGGTGCCCAATTTTGAAAAGGCGTTCAAGTAG
- a CDS encoding DegQ family serine endoprotease, translating to MRITRYWALTLAMLLMWASVAQAASLPDFSDLAAKCGPAVVNIGTERTTQSSGPEEFFGEMFRGMPPGFERFFDQFGGMPRGKRAPQKQKSLGSGFIISADGYIVTNNHVVADADVIHVTLDESNGKSMALKAKLIGADEETDLALLKVETQKSLPFLKFGDSDKLRVGEWLLAIGNPFGLDHTVTSGILSAKGRNIRSGPFDNFLQTDCSINPGNSGGPLLNMDGDVIGINTAIIASGQGIGFAIPSNMAASIIEQIKSGKKVSRGWIGVTIQDVDESMAKAMGMEKASGALVANTLPGEPAAKAGIESGDVIVSVDGQPVEDSSALLRAIAAKKPGNTVALGIWRNGKEEQMKVTLGERQLAGNTKAEDGKKSDEGLLGFSARALTAEERRNLKINDKEGVFVVDVDPDRAAAEADIRPGDIILRADRKAVNSPEALSKIVKDVGVKRGAIMLQIQRRGESLFRAVPIESEAK from the coding sequence ATGCGAATCACGCGTTACTGGGCACTGACCCTTGCCATGCTCCTGATGTGGGCGAGCGTGGCGCAGGCCGCCAGTCTGCCCGACTTTTCCGACCTTGCCGCCAAGTGCGGCCCGGCCGTGGTCAATATCGGTACCGAGCGTACCACGCAGAGCAGCGGGCCTGAAGAATTCTTTGGCGAGATGTTCCGGGGCATGCCTCCGGGATTCGAACGCTTCTTTGACCAGTTTGGCGGCATGCCCCGCGGCAAGCGCGCCCCCCAGAAGCAGAAGTCCCTGGGATCGGGCTTCATCATCTCGGCGGATGGCTACATTGTCACCAATAACCATGTGGTGGCCGATGCCGATGTCATCCATGTGACCCTGGATGAAAGCAACGGCAAGAGCATGGCCCTGAAGGCCAAGCTCATTGGCGCCGACGAGGAAACGGACCTGGCCCTGCTCAAGGTGGAAACCCAGAAGAGCCTGCCCTTCCTCAAGTTTGGCGATTCCGACAAGCTCCGGGTGGGCGAATGGCTGCTGGCCATCGGCAATCCCTTTGGTCTTGACCATACGGTCACCTCGGGCATCCTGTCCGCCAAGGGGCGCAATATCCGCTCCGGCCCGTTTGACAACTTCCTGCAGACGGACTGTTCCATCAACCCCGGCAACTCCGGCGGGCCGCTGCTGAACATGGACGGCGATGTCATCGGCATCAATACGGCCATCATTGCCAGCGGGCAGGGTATCGGCTTTGCCATTCCCAGCAATATGGCCGCCTCCATCATCGAACAGATCAAGAGCGGCAAGAAGGTCAGCCGCGGCTGGATCGGCGTGACCATCCAGGATGTGGACGAATCCATGGCCAAGGCCATGGGCATGGAAAAGGCCTCTGGCGCCCTGGTGGCCAACACCCTGCCGGGTGAACCGGCGGCCAAGGCCGGTATTGAAAGTGGCGATGTCATCGTGAGCGTGGACGGCCAGCCCGTGGAAGATTCTTCTGCCCTGCTGCGCGCCATTGCCGCCAAGAAGCCCGGCAATACCGTGGCCCTGGGCATCTGGCGCAATGGCAAGGAAGAGCAGATGAAGGTGACCCTGGGCGAGCGCCAGCTTGCCGGCAACACCAAGGCCGAGGACGGCAAGAAGTCCGATGAAGGCCTGCTGGGCTTCAGCGCCCGTGCCCTCACGGCCGAGGAACGCCGTAATCTGAAGATCAACGACAAGGAAGGGGTTTTCGTTGTGGATGTGGACCCTGACCGCGCCGCTGCGGAAGCGGACATCCGCCCCGGCGACATCATTCTGCGTGCCGACCGCAAGGCCGTGAACTCGCCCGAAGCCCTTTCCAAGATTGTCAAGGATGTGGGCGTCAAGCGCGGCGCCATCATGTTGCAGATTCAGCGCCGTGGGGAAAGCCTGTTCCGGGCCGTGCCCATTGAAAGCGAAGCGAAGTAG
- the rpmB gene encoding 50S ribosomal protein L28: protein MSKVCAFCGKTPQGGNYVSHSNIKTKRRFNPNLQRVRHQFADGTVCTLNVCTRCIRSGVVNKPAAAKKA from the coding sequence ATGAGCAAGGTATGCGCTTTCTGCGGCAAGACGCCTCAGGGCGGCAATTATGTCAGCCATTCCAACATCAAGACCAAACGCCGCTTCAATCCCAATCTGCAGCGCGTGCGTCACCAGTTTGCCGATGGCACCGTGTGCACCCTCAATGTGTGCACCCGCTGCATCCGTTCCGGCGTGGTGAACAAGCCCGCGGCTGCCAAGAAGGCCTAG
- the pgm gene encoding phosphoglucomutase (alpha-D-glucose-1,6-bisphosphate-dependent): MSVHPHAGKLPAPDMLVHVPALVSAYYTQSPQPVLPEQRVSFGTSGHRGSSLKSTFNEVHLHAIVQAICDYRLSRGIDGPLFLGGDTHALSEAAFRSALEVLTANAVSVRVASQGGYTATPVISHAILCWNAGRKAEGRADGIIITPSHNPPADGGIKYNPPHGGPAETEITSWIERRANAYLQQHNAGVRRLPYLEARRSALVQPYDFTTRYVEDLGTVIDMDSIAASGLRIGVDPLGGASLPLWEPIARRYGLHLQVVNAEVDPTFRFIPCDRDGKIRMDCSSPYAMRCLLDLRQDYDLAFGCDPDSDRHGIVTADGLMNPNHYLAAASWYLFRSRTEWPATCGIGKTLVTSAMLDRVGEELHRPVVEVPVGFKWFVPYLASAQCGIGCEESAGASFLTRDGRPWSTDKDGPLLCLLAAEMTAVEGKTPSAIYADLAARHGAPVYERVDMPASARMRTVLTTVTADAIPLTELAGDPVQAVLTRAPGNNAPLGGVKVMSRNGWFAVRPSGTEDICKIYAESFQGREHLLALQEAARTLLDQLLAGTPA, encoded by the coding sequence ATGTCCGTTCATCCGCACGCAGGGAAGCTGCCTGCCCCCGACATGCTGGTTCATGTGCCGGCGCTGGTCAGCGCCTACTATACCCAGTCGCCCCAGCCGGTGCTGCCGGAACAGCGCGTCAGCTTCGGCACGTCTGGGCACCGCGGTTCCTCCCTGAAATCCACCTTCAATGAAGTCCACCTGCATGCCATTGTGCAGGCCATCTGCGACTATCGTCTTTCCCGCGGAATCGACGGGCCGCTCTTCCTGGGCGGCGATACCCATGCGCTCTCAGAGGCGGCCTTTCGGTCTGCTCTGGAAGTGCTCACTGCCAATGCGGTGTCTGTCCGGGTAGCCTCCCAGGGCGGCTATACGGCAACGCCCGTCATCTCCCACGCCATCCTGTGCTGGAATGCCGGCCGCAAGGCAGAGGGCAGGGCGGACGGCATCATCATAACCCCCTCGCACAATCCGCCCGCTGACGGGGGCATCAAGTACAATCCCCCGCATGGCGGGCCGGCCGAAACCGAAATCACCTCGTGGATAGAGCGCCGGGCTAATGCCTATCTGCAACAACACAATGCCGGTGTGCGGCGCCTGCCCTATCTGGAAGCCCGGCGTTCCGCCCTGGTGCAGCCCTATGACTTTACGACGCGCTATGTGGAAGACCTGGGAACGGTCATTGACATGGACAGCATCGCCGCATCAGGGCTGCGCATTGGCGTTGATCCGCTGGGCGGGGCCAGTCTGCCCTTGTGGGAACCCATTGCCCGGCGTTACGGCCTGCATCTCCAGGTGGTCAATGCCGAGGTTGACCCTACATTCCGCTTCATTCCCTGTGACAGGGACGGCAAAATACGGATGGACTGCTCGTCGCCCTATGCCATGCGCTGTCTGCTGGACCTGCGGCAGGACTATGACCTTGCCTTTGGCTGCGATCCGGATTCGGACAGGCACGGTATCGTGACGGCTGACGGCCTCATGAATCCCAATCACTATCTGGCAGCGGCCAGCTGGTACCTTTTCCGCAGCCGCACAGAATGGCCCGCCACCTGCGGCATCGGCAAGACGCTGGTCACCAGTGCCATGCTGGACAGGGTAGGGGAGGAGCTGCACCGCCCCGTTGTAGAAGTGCCCGTAGGCTTCAAGTGGTTTGTGCCCTATCTGGCAAGCGCTCAGTGCGGCATCGGCTGTGAGGAAAGCGCCGGTGCCTCCTTCCTGACCAGAGACGGCAGGCCATGGAGTACCGACAAGGACGGCCCGCTGCTCTGTCTGCTGGCGGCAGAAATGACGGCCGTTGAGGGCAAAACACCGTCAGCCATCTATGCAGACCTGGCCGCACGCCATGGCGCCCCTGTTTATGAACGCGTGGATATGCCGGCCAGCGCGCGCATGCGTACTGTCCTCACCACCGTGACTGCCGACGCCATTCCCCTGACAGAACTGGCAGGCGATCCCGTGCAGGCTGTGCTTACGCGTGCTCCCGGAAACAACGCTCCCCTTGGCGGCGTCAAGGTCATGAGCCGCAACGGCTGGTTTGCCGTTCGCCCGTCGGGCACGGAAGATATCTGCAAGATTTATGCGGAGAGTTTTCAGGGCAGGGAACATCTGCTGGCACTGCAGGAAGCGGCAAGAACCCTTCTGGACCAGCTGCTGGCGGGCACTCCTGCGTGA